One part of the Parabacteroides distasonis ATCC 8503 genome encodes these proteins:
- a CDS encoding replicative DNA helicase — protein MANTSKNKNDRPATLPDGLALPQEQEIEKAILSGLMASHRHMPTLAAQLLPEMFTLPQVAMAFEAYLNIYNRGESADALSVEKELRRIAPDKETLATDLYQLALGGRYLETGDEYMPTHARHLREAYVARQFMLSCYDSALKASRPDRDTEALLKEMDSHVGRLMERLSHATNSIGMKEATLLAKERMLEIQRRVTEGRTPGIHTGLEGLDRMTGGMMPGTLNVIAARPRVGKTAFALFMALNAARNGHPVCLYSLEMSKEQLVFRLLGCIADIEPSKILKGTLSAPEMKRIQRASDELERLPIWIDERTDLSVADLRYQISLRRKQGRCEMVIVDYLQLMLSPSEDRKSTNDQISAITRQLKLIAKENDIPVVLLSQLNRNCEARPTLKNMLSDLRDSGSIEQDADTVFFLRRLSVMNIDEDPETRLSTEGRGTLSIAKNRHGESGEVRFCHNKGVTRFTDDRTPVPNDRRPAKAELDKDLFG, from the coding sequence ATGGCAAACACGAGCAAAAACAAGAACGACCGCCCGGCGACACTGCCCGACGGCCTCGCCCTCCCGCAGGAGCAGGAGATCGAGAAAGCGATCTTATCGGGGCTTATGGCCTCCCATCGGCATATGCCCACGCTGGCGGCGCAACTGCTGCCGGAGATGTTCACGCTACCGCAAGTGGCGATGGCCTTCGAGGCGTACCTGAACATCTACAACCGGGGGGAGAGCGCCGACGCCCTCTCCGTGGAGAAGGAGCTGCGGAGGATAGCGCCCGATAAGGAGACGCTGGCCACCGACCTGTACCAGCTGGCGCTGGGCGGACGGTATCTGGAAACCGGCGACGAGTACATGCCTACCCACGCACGCCACCTGCGGGAGGCCTACGTAGCGAGGCAGTTCATGCTGAGCTGCTACGACTCGGCCTTGAAAGCCTCACGGCCGGATCGTGACACGGAGGCCTTGCTGAAGGAGATGGACTCGCACGTGGGCCGGCTGATGGAACGGCTCTCGCACGCCACGAACAGCATAGGCATGAAGGAAGCCACCCTGCTGGCCAAGGAGCGCATGCTGGAGATACAACGCAGGGTGACGGAAGGACGCACGCCGGGCATACATACCGGCCTGGAGGGATTGGACCGGATGACGGGCGGCATGATGCCGGGCACGCTCAACGTGATCGCCGCACGCCCCCGGGTAGGCAAGACGGCCTTCGCCCTCTTCATGGCGCTGAACGCAGCGAGGAACGGGCACCCGGTCTGCCTCTACAGCCTAGAGATGTCGAAGGAGCAGCTGGTGTTCAGGCTGCTGGGATGCATAGCGGACATAGAGCCCTCCAAGATCCTGAAAGGGACCCTCTCCGCCCCCGAGATGAAGAGGATACAAAGGGCCTCCGACGAGCTGGAGCGACTGCCGATATGGATCGACGAGCGCACGGACCTGAGCGTGGCCGACCTGCGTTACCAGATCTCGCTCCGGCGGAAGCAGGGGCGGTGCGAGATGGTGATCGTGGACTACCTCCAACTGATGCTCTCGCCTTCCGAGGACCGCAAGAGCACGAACGACCAGATATCGGCCATCACCCGGCAGCTAAAGCTGATCGCCAAGGAGAACGACATCCCCGTCGTGCTGCTGAGCCAGCTGAACCGGAATTGCGAGGCGAGACCCACGCTGAAGAACATGCTGTCCGACCTGCGTGACTCCGGCTCCATCGAGCAAGACGCCGATACGGTATTCTTCCTCCGCCGCCTCTCCGTGATGAACATCGACGAGGACCCGGAGACCCGTCTCTCCACCGAGGGCCGGGGTACCCTCTCGATCGCCAAGAACCGGCACGGGGAGTCCGGGGAGGTGCGTTTCTGCCACAACAAGGGGGTAACCCGGTTCACCGATGACCGCACGCCGGTGCCGAACGACCGCAGACCGGCGAAAGCAGAACTGGATAAAGACCTGTTCGGATGA
- a CDS encoding DNA primase yields the protein MITHDTLLRVRETARIDEVAAGYLTLRRSGKGLVALCPFHDERHPSFRISPALNIGKCFSCGEAADPIRLVRHMEGCGFEEAVRLLARKYGIEVEEERGTEEAGRHEARQAILRGNEDFARSLLPYDPAEGITGKDENGEEDRRALREAFSHFGVGICPPDAPEGFRRFRRRLVFPVRTTGGQIAGFAGRYRGTEGAGTAKYVNSDNSEAYNKGRILYGLYEAVRAVRTEGDVLLCEGYKDVIAFHAAGIRHAAGLCGTALTEDHVRMIRRLTGHVTLALDPDPAGQAATLRSARLLLAQGCEVGLLPLPGGMDPDEMFRRQGAEALRRLVRTEAVDYLSHRIRKAAGRKGGPDAGGIREVLGEIRLVGSPLAVYQRVEELSKATGIPLDVLREELSASPGEPVRTGPAEVVTGLPPARLRERALLRFCLANHDRMFYAGDGSGISLPAWVASELSAGGMPLTEPAHLDLLALLSGSGHPDGITDESLSALILSLRSSYPEEGPPERLPDELLPDEAERQLFLYAEPFIHDRLQRTAAHLRSATSTDERATCLKELRDCFALSDRIGRALGSQSVRRVEG from the coding sequence ATGATCACGCATGACACTTTACTGCGGGTACGGGAAACCGCCCGCATCGACGAGGTAGCGGCCGGGTACCTCACACTACGGCGTTCCGGCAAGGGTCTCGTGGCGCTCTGCCCTTTCCACGACGAGCGTCACCCCTCGTTCCGGATCAGCCCGGCGCTCAATATCGGAAAATGCTTCAGTTGCGGCGAGGCAGCGGACCCCATACGCCTCGTGCGCCACATGGAGGGATGCGGCTTCGAGGAGGCCGTGCGGCTGCTGGCCCGCAAGTATGGCATCGAGGTGGAGGAGGAACGGGGCACGGAGGAGGCCGGACGGCACGAGGCACGACAGGCGATCTTACGCGGCAACGAGGACTTCGCCCGCTCCCTCCTTCCCTACGATCCCGCCGAGGGGATAACTGGTAAGGACGAGAACGGCGAAGAAGACCGCAGGGCGCTCCGTGAAGCCTTTTCCCACTTCGGGGTAGGTATCTGCCCGCCCGACGCCCCCGAGGGCTTCAGGCGCTTCCGGAGGCGGCTTGTCTTCCCGGTAAGGACCACCGGGGGACAGATAGCGGGCTTCGCCGGGCGGTACCGGGGAACGGAGGGGGCGGGAACAGCCAAATACGTCAACTCCGACAACAGCGAGGCGTACAACAAGGGACGTATCCTCTACGGCCTGTACGAGGCGGTGAGGGCCGTCCGCACCGAGGGCGACGTGCTGCTGTGCGAGGGTTACAAGGACGTGATCGCCTTCCACGCCGCCGGTATCCGTCACGCCGCCGGGCTTTGCGGCACGGCGCTCACCGAGGATCACGTGCGGATGATACGGAGGCTGACGGGGCACGTCACGCTCGCCCTCGACCCGGACCCGGCGGGACAGGCCGCCACCCTCCGCTCCGCCCGTCTCTTGCTGGCACAGGGATGCGAGGTGGGCCTCCTTCCCCTGCCCGGTGGCATGGACCCGGACGAGATGTTCCGCCGGCAAGGGGCCGAGGCGCTGCGCAGGCTCGTGCGGACAGAGGCGGTGGATTACCTGAGCCACCGCATCCGGAAGGCGGCGGGGCGGAAAGGCGGACCCGACGCCGGGGGGATACGGGAGGTGCTCGGGGAGATCCGTCTCGTAGGCTCTCCGCTGGCCGTGTACCAGCGGGTGGAGGAACTCTCCAAGGCTACGGGTATCCCCCTCGACGTATTGCGTGAGGAGTTGTCCGCCTCTCCCGGCGAGCCTGTCCGGACAGGGCCGGCGGAAGTAGTGACGGGCCTCCCTCCCGCACGCCTCCGGGAAAGGGCCTTGCTGCGTTTCTGCCTCGCCAACCACGACCGGATGTTCTACGCCGGGGATGGTAGCGGTATCTCCCTCCCGGCATGGGTCGCCTCCGAGTTGTCCGCCGGCGGGATGCCCCTGACGGAACCCGCCCATCTCGACCTGCTGGCTCTCCTCTCGGGAAGCGGCCATCCGGACGGGATCACGGACGAGTCTCTCTCCGCCCTCATCCTCTCCCTCCGTTCCTCCTACCCGGAGGAGGGACCGCCGGAAAGGCTCCCCGACGAACTTTTGCCCGACGAGGCCGAACGCCAGCTCTTCCTCTACGCCGAGCCTTTCATACACGACCGGCTACAACGCACGGCCGCACACCTCCGCTCCGCTACCTCGACCGATGAGCGGGCGACATGCCTGAAGGAACTGAGGGATTGTTTCGCCTTGAGCGACCGGATCGGGAGGGCGCTGGGAAGCCAGAGCGTGAGGCGGGTGGAGGGCTGA
- a CDS encoding DUF6722 family protein, which translates to MKEKDKRRDVRGESRERAKCQRETLGKYFYDLSKLTFTALVLGGALTFFQGYEFNATVIGMVVFGVAVSLALVWFGNRILK; encoded by the coding sequence ATGAAAGAGAAAGACAAGCGGCGAGACGTGAGAGGTGAGTCCCGTGAACGGGCGAAGTGCCAGCGTGAGACGTTGGGCAAATATTTTTATGATTTGTCAAAACTGACGTTCACGGCGTTGGTGCTGGGAGGGGCGTTGACCTTCTTCCAAGGGTATGAGTTCAATGCTACGGTAATAGGGATGGTCGTTTTCGGAGTCGCTGTTTCGCTGGCATTGGTCTGGTTTGGTAATAGAATCTTAAAATGA
- a CDS encoding HU family DNA-binding protein has protein sequence MPIKYRLVLRKDMTKGAAADSKLYYAVNKSTGTCDFEELCDQIADRSTASRGDVHVVVDGLLYILKQRLQKGETVQLGDLGHFQAVIGSKGTKLESDFNASLIKRPRIVFRPSVTLKSVTSLVKFEKIVPDAPAPGGSDSESPDEI, from the coding sequence ATGCCGATCAAGTACCGATTAGTCTTACGAAAAGACATGACCAAGGGAGCCGCCGCCGACTCCAAGTTGTATTACGCCGTGAACAAGTCCACCGGCACCTGCGATTTCGAGGAGCTGTGCGACCAGATCGCCGACCGCAGCACCGCCTCCCGGGGCGACGTGCACGTCGTGGTAGACGGCCTCCTCTACATCCTCAAGCAACGCCTCCAGAAAGGGGAGACCGTCCAGCTAGGCGATCTCGGCCACTTCCAAGCCGTGATCGGCAGCAAGGGCACCAAGCTGGAGTCCGACTTCAACGCCTCCCTTATCAAACGTCCTCGGATCGTCTTCCGTCCGAGCGTGACGCTAAAGAGCGTCACCAGCCTCGTCAAGTTCGAGAAGATCGTGCCCGACGCACCCGCCCCGGGAGGAAGCGACAGCGAATCCCCCGACGAAATCTAA
- a CDS encoding DUF4248 domain-containing protein yields the protein MEKRETGVGAYYFCDIAMSYFPLLSKKKASDKLSRWIRVSGKLMERLEECGWHPRQRILSPRQRECIVSHLGEP from the coding sequence ATGGAAAAGCGGGAGACCGGTGTCGGCGCCTATTATTTTTGTGATATAGCGATGAGTTATTTTCCCTTATTGTCGAAGAAGAAAGCCTCGGATAAGCTGTCCCGGTGGATACGTGTCAGCGGGAAGTTGATGGAGCGGCTGGAGGAGTGCGGATGGCATCCCCGCCAACGGATCTTATCGCCCCGCCAGCGGGAGTGCATCGTGTCGCACCTAGGGGAGCCCTGA
- a CDS encoding glucosaminidase domain-containing protein, protein MKQAYISTHLADAQSAGARFHLNPIILLAQAALESGWGTSRLAREANNHFGITGYGASNAFWHGGRVIARYKRGELLFRRYDSARNSYLDFARLLVCSYPQAAAMSRFPADYAKAIAYSPYISELNGDNRERYRETLVQLCHEIEPIYSSLKNNN, encoded by the coding sequence ATGAAACAAGCCTATATCTCCACCCACCTTGCCGACGCCCAGTCCGCCGGCGCCCGCTTCCACCTAAACCCCATCATCCTCCTTGCCCAAGCCGCCCTAGAAAGCGGCTGGGGCACCTCCCGCCTAGCCCGTGAGGCCAACAACCATTTCGGCATCACCGGCTACGGGGCGAGCAACGCCTTCTGGCACGGGGGCCGTGTCATCGCCCGATACAAGCGGGGCGAGCTGCTGTTCCGCCGCTACGACTCGGCACGCAACTCCTACCTCGACTTCGCCCGCCTCCTCGTCTGCTCCTACCCGCAGGCCGCCGCCATGAGCCGTTTCCCCGCCGACTACGCCAAGGCCATCGCCTACAGCCCCTACATCAGCGAGCTGAACGGCGACAACCGGGAGCGCTACCGGGAGACGCTGGTACAGCTCTGCCACGAGATCGAACCGATTTACTCATCCCTAAAAAACAACAATTGA